From one Nocardioides yefusunii genomic stretch:
- a CDS encoding fibrinogen-like YCDxxxxGGGW domain-containing protein: MKLFRRAFTTTAALVLSAAVLPVVAGTTSSAAGAAIPADQLGRSMETAAGSCWEIKQKRSSAPSGVYWLLTPAMSAPQQFYCDQSTDGGGWVLVGKGRDGWTTEYEGKGAAAALLSPDTVPMSSATVQLPSRSIDQLLNDTRVDALADGVRLRRAQNKAGTSWQDARFKFADKSRWTWTFGAEHAVSSWNIGLLSGRSGTTESFGSGQLYNRVTNSTDATKKWKVGFGFGTSITGYTDATSYLWSAVNGRGGALPYTQVYLRPKVTSTDAGFTAVPDSGTAARPLPASLNSNALVTPWGVNGLKGSVAVEGSVEVQAFAQHGNRMYVGGNFRHVQKDAAGTGRVEQSYLAAFDVATGEWDPTFRPQLNEQVKALATLPNGTVVAGGNFSQANGAPAAALVGLDPVTGATRSSFNVLLENRSTGGATRVRALDVQGNQLYVGGAFTHLSGGTAPGRVVYSRNLAKIDAATATPAADWSVDLNGSVIDLDASDDGTRVYPVGYFSTTNGAATFRVASISTGAGAPLSGPTFAPKWSNADNNYQQAVQQVGNRLFVGGAEHALFQFDTSTFSRLTSNISKKGGDFQAAATDGDLVYAACHCAQWNYSGAYQWETLNSGWKQADTIKWMGVWNARTGDYVPSFTPNLSMRLGSGPWAIKTDSLGNVWAGGDIETVRTGQGQKFSGGFARFQRSDSTPPPAPANFVVRSQSASQVTFGWSSVSDPAGGATYELLRGDRTIATVTGATTLTVPHAGTHRYFVRAVDRAGNVGPSSPARTVTPGLANRAPEAAFTTDVTDRTVTVDGSSSSDDTAVTSWNWSFGDGSTATGVKASHAYATAGTYTVTLRVSDAEGATSTTTRTVTVLATSSSTVVPAGSTWQWWYRTAAPDAGWTGADASTTGWSSGAAPLGWGHTSVKTDIDTFSDPASRPITAYFRRSFQVADASKVVTLSLNTRGDDGVVVHVNGTEVGRSNMRDGAVTHTTYAPSARRVGVALASPLVVEVPAALLRSGTNVITAETHVNYRRTPDATFDLTATLVQR; the protein is encoded by the coding sequence ATGAAGTTGTTCAGGCGCGCGTTCACCACCACCGCCGCACTCGTCCTCTCCGCCGCCGTCCTGCCGGTCGTCGCCGGTACGACGTCGTCGGCGGCCGGCGCGGCGATCCCTGCCGACCAGCTGGGCAGGTCGATGGAGACCGCTGCGGGCTCCTGTTGGGAGATCAAGCAGAAGCGCTCCTCGGCACCCAGCGGCGTCTACTGGCTCCTGACCCCGGCGATGTCCGCGCCCCAGCAGTTCTACTGTGACCAGAGCACCGACGGTGGCGGCTGGGTGCTCGTCGGCAAGGGACGCGACGGCTGGACCACCGAGTACGAGGGCAAGGGCGCCGCTGCGGCGCTGTTGAGCCCCGACACCGTGCCGATGTCCTCGGCCACGGTCCAGCTGCCCTCGCGCAGCATCGACCAGCTCCTCAACGACACCCGCGTCGACGCCCTCGCCGACGGCGTCCGTCTGCGTCGTGCTCAGAACAAGGCCGGCACCAGTTGGCAGGACGCTCGGTTCAAGTTCGCCGACAAGTCGCGTTGGACCTGGACCTTCGGCGCCGAGCATGCGGTCTCGTCCTGGAACATCGGACTCCTGAGTGGTCGTTCGGGCACCACCGAGAGCTTCGGGTCCGGCCAGCTCTACAACCGCGTCACCAACAGCACCGACGCGACCAAGAAGTGGAAGGTCGGCTTCGGGTTCGGCACCAGCATCACCGGCTACACCGACGCCACCAGTTACCTCTGGTCAGCGGTGAACGGTCGCGGGGGCGCGCTGCCCTACACGCAGGTCTACCTGCGGCCCAAGGTCACCTCCACCGACGCCGGGTTCACCGCCGTCCCCGACTCCGGCACGGCTGCCCGTCCGCTGCCCGCGAGCCTCAACTCCAACGCCCTCGTCACCCCGTGGGGTGTCAACGGGTTGAAGGGTTCGGTGGCGGTCGAGGGCAGCGTCGAGGTCCAGGCCTTCGCCCAGCACGGCAACCGGATGTACGTGGGCGGCAACTTCCGCCACGTCCAGAAGGACGCTGCCGGCACCGGTCGCGTGGAGCAGTCCTACCTGGCGGCCTTCGACGTCGCCACCGGCGAGTGGGACCCCACGTTCCGACCCCAGCTGAACGAACAGGTCAAGGCCCTGGCGACCCTGCCCAACGGCACTGTCGTCGCGGGCGGCAACTTCAGCCAGGCCAACGGGGCGCCCGCCGCCGCGCTCGTCGGGCTCGACCCCGTCACCGGCGCGACGCGTTCCTCGTTCAACGTCCTCCTCGAGAACCGCTCCACCGGAGGCGCGACCCGCGTCCGTGCGTTGGACGTCCAGGGCAACCAGCTGTACGTCGGTGGCGCGTTCACCCACCTGTCCGGAGGGACGGCACCGGGACGGGTGGTCTACAGCCGCAACCTGGCCAAGATCGACGCCGCCACAGCCACTCCGGCCGCTGACTGGTCGGTCGACCTCAACGGATCCGTGATCGACCTGGACGCCTCCGACGACGGAACCCGCGTCTACCCGGTCGGTTACTTCTCCACCACCAACGGTGCGGCCACGTTCCGGGTCGCCTCGATCAGCACCGGGGCCGGTGCCCCGCTCTCGGGGCCCACGTTCGCGCCGAAGTGGAGCAACGCCGACAACAACTACCAGCAGGCCGTGCAGCAGGTCGGCAACCGTCTCTTCGTCGGTGGCGCCGAGCACGCCCTGTTCCAGTTCGACACCTCGACCTTCTCGCGTCTCACCTCGAACATCTCCAAGAAGGGCGGCGACTTCCAGGCTGCAGCAACCGACGGGGACCTCGTCTACGCGGCCTGCCACTGCGCACAGTGGAACTACTCCGGCGCGTACCAGTGGGAGACGTTGAACAGCGGCTGGAAGCAGGCCGACACGATCAAGTGGATGGGCGTCTGGAACGCCCGCACCGGTGACTACGTCCCCTCGTTCACCCCCAACCTGTCGATGCGACTGGGATCGGGGCCGTGGGCGATCAAGACCGACTCGCTCGGCAACGTCTGGGCCGGCGGAGACATCGAGACCGTCCGCACGGGCCAGGGCCAGAAGTTCTCCGGCGGCTTCGCCCGCTTCCAGCGCAGCGACTCCACGCCGCCCCCGGCACCGGCCAACTTCGTGGTCCGGTCCCAGAGCGCCAGCCAGGTGACCTTCGGGTGGTCGAGCGTCAGCGATCCGGCCGGTGGAGCCACCTACGAGTTGCTGCGCGGGGACCGCACCATCGCCACCGTCACCGGTGCCACCACCCTCACGGTTCCCCACGCGGGTACGCACCGTTACTTCGTCCGGGCCGTCGACCGGGCCGGCAACGTCGGGCCGAGCAGCCCCGCCCGGACCGTCACGCCAGGCCTCGCCAACCGCGCCCCGGAGGCCGCCTTCACCACCGACGTCACCGACCGCACCGTCACCGTGGACGGTTCGTCGTCGAGCGACGACACTGCCGTCACCTCCTGGAACTGGTCCTTCGGCGACGGCAGCACCGCGACCGGCGTGAAGGCATCCCACGCCTACGCCACTGCCGGCACCTACACCGTCACGCTGCGGGTCAGCGACGCCGAGGGAGCCACCAGCACGACGACGCGCACGGTCACCGTCCTCGCGACCAGCTCCAGCACCGTCGTCCCGGCGGGGTCGACGTGGCAGTGGTGGTACCGGACCGCGGCGCCCGACGCCGGCTGGACCGGGGCGGACGCCAGCACCACCGGATGGTCCTCCGGCGCGGCACCCCTGGGCTGGGGCCACACGTCGGTGAAGACCGACATCGACACCTTCAGTGACCCTGCCAGTCGTCCGATCACTGCCTACTTCCGCCGCAGCTTCCAGGTCGCGGACGCCTCCAAGGTGGTCACGCTGTCCCTGAACACCCGCGGCGACGACGGCGTCGTCGTCCACGTCAACGGCACCGAGGTGGGGCGCAGCAACATGCGCGACGGAGCGGTCACCCACACCACCTACGCTCCGAGCGCGCGACGCGTTGGGGTGGCACTCGCGTCCCCGCTGGTCGTCGAGGTTCCGGCGGCGTTGCTCCGCTCGGGCACGAACGTGATCACGGCCGAGACGCACGTGAACTACCGCCGCACGCCGGACGCCACCTTCGACCTGACGGCCACGCTCGTCCAACGCTGA
- a CDS encoding 3'(2'),5'-bisphosphate nucleotidase CysQ: MNSEQSPMPEAVTTDDHAFAVWAAEQAGARLLEVRAQGLEGRALKDAGDAAAQEVLAALLAEHRPDDRVLSEEAVDDKARLSASRVWIIDPLDGTREFSEPPREDWAVHVALWVDGVLVAGAVAQPALGETFSTLNPVVVPPRTSEKVRIAVSRSRPPAFVEKLAAEIDAELVPMGSAGVKVMAVVRDVADAYVHAGGQYEWDNAAPVAVARAAGLLCSRVDGSELVYNKDDVQLPDLIVCRPELAETIVGFVRRHGID; the protein is encoded by the coding sequence GTGAACAGCGAGCAGAGCCCGATGCCCGAAGCCGTGACCACCGACGACCACGCCTTCGCGGTGTGGGCAGCCGAACAGGCAGGTGCACGCCTGCTGGAGGTACGCGCTCAGGGCCTCGAGGGACGCGCACTCAAGGACGCCGGTGACGCCGCTGCCCAGGAGGTGCTGGCGGCGCTGCTGGCCGAGCACCGCCCTGACGACCGGGTCCTCTCCGAGGAAGCAGTCGACGACAAGGCCCGCCTCTCCGCCTCCCGGGTCTGGATCATCGACCCGCTCGACGGCACCCGTGAGTTCTCCGAACCGCCCCGCGAGGACTGGGCCGTCCATGTCGCGCTGTGGGTGGACGGTGTCCTCGTGGCCGGTGCCGTCGCCCAGCCTGCCCTGGGTGAGACCTTCTCGACGCTGAACCCCGTCGTCGTGCCCCCGCGTACGTCGGAGAAGGTTCGGATCGCGGTCTCGCGCTCCCGCCCGCCCGCCTTCGTCGAGAAGCTTGCCGCCGAGATCGACGCCGAGCTGGTCCCCATGGGCAGTGCCGGGGTGAAGGTGATGGCCGTCGTCCGCGACGTCGCCGACGCCTACGTCCACGCCGGCGGCCAGTACGAGTGGGACAACGCGGCACCGGTCGCGGTGGCGCGTGCGGCCGGCCTGCTCTGCTCCCGCGTCGACGGCTCCGAGCTCGTCTACAACAAGGACGACGTGCAGCTGCCCGACCTCATCGTGTGTCGCCCCGAGCTGGCCGAGACGATCGTGGGATTCGTGCGACGTCACGGCATCGACTGA
- the mfd gene encoding transcription-repair coupling factor, with the protein MTAQSPPTPLTRFAERLLQDSVLGEAVEHASATRSLDLTGPAGVRPFVVHALSAVAGRTVLAVTANLREAEDLVAELGDLLEPSEVALFPSWETLPHERLSPRSDTVGRRLAVLRRLVHPGTDLTNGPLKVVVAPIRSVLQPQVKGLAEIAPVELVKGQEIELDDVVQGLVDAAYSRVDLVEKRGEFAVRGGLVDVFPPTVEHPLRVEFFGDEVDTIRAFSVADQRTLEETDRLWAPPCRELLLTDAVRERARALGESHPQLLEITDKLADGIAVEGMESLTPVLVDEMELLVDLMGVDTTVVVFDPERARTRAHDLVATSEEFLAASWAAAASGGTAPIDLDSASYREMGEVREHALARGMAWWSVSPFGIDDDPADSGRVSDVDAIDGAVVSRALGHTPAEQYRGDFERAVRDVREWLDRSYAVTVVQPAAGTAERTVQVLLEHDIPATLVKEGEPAPPGAVTVTCGHLAAGLVDPTTLSALVTGEDLTGQKASTRDMRKMPTRRKKQIDPLELKAGDYVVHEKHGVGKFIAMEQRAVQGATREYLVLEYGAAKRGAPADRLLVPADTLDQVTRYVGGEAPALDRLGGADWTNRKAKARKAVKEIASELIKLYAARQATKGHAFGPDTPWQRELEDAFPFNETIDQLTTVDEVKSDMMKTVPMDRLVCGDVGYGKTEIAVRAAFKAVQDGKQVALLVPTTLLVTQHLSTFTERMSGFPVNLRGLSRFQTDKEAKEILAGLKDGSVDIVVGTHRLFGKEVEFKDLGLIIVDEEQRFGVEHKEAMKRLRTSVDVLSMSATPIPRTLEMAITGIREMSSITTPPEERHPVLTYVGGYEDRQVIAAIRRELLRDGQVFYIHNRVQSIDSAAAKLRELVPEARVATAHGKMNERQLEQVMLDFWEKKFDVLVCTTLVESGLDVSNANTMIIERADQLGLSQLHQLRGRVGRSRERAYAYFLYPTEKPLTETAHERLATLAQHSDLGGGMAIAMKDLEIRGAGNLLGGEQSGHIADVGFDLYVRLVGEAVADFRGEDSEVDEEVRIDLPVDAHLPHDYVSSERLRLEMYKRLSEVRSDDDVDAIRAELVDRYGPPPVVVESLLVVARLRARARRAGLTEVALAGKNVKFAPVELPDSRQVRLARMYPKSKLHSQLDAMLVPRPVGKDKASGIPLLAWAGGVIDQIIDPPPA; encoded by the coding sequence GTGACGGCCCAGAGCCCGCCCACCCCGCTGACCCGCTTCGCCGAACGACTGCTCCAGGACTCCGTCCTGGGCGAGGCCGTCGAGCACGCCTCGGCCACGCGTTCCCTGGACCTCACCGGCCCCGCTGGTGTGCGCCCCTTCGTCGTGCACGCGCTCTCCGCGGTCGCCGGACGTACGGTCCTGGCCGTCACCGCCAACCTGCGTGAGGCGGAGGACCTGGTCGCCGAGCTCGGCGACCTGCTCGAGCCCAGCGAGGTCGCCCTCTTCCCGAGTTGGGAGACGCTCCCGCACGAGCGCCTCAGCCCCCGCAGCGACACCGTGGGCCGACGTCTCGCGGTCCTGCGCCGTCTGGTGCACCCTGGCACCGACCTCACCAACGGCCCGCTCAAGGTGGTCGTCGCCCCGATCCGGTCGGTGCTGCAACCGCAGGTGAAGGGCCTGGCCGAGATCGCCCCGGTCGAGCTGGTCAAGGGCCAGGAGATTGAGCTCGACGACGTCGTCCAGGGGCTCGTCGACGCCGCCTACAGCCGCGTCGACCTGGTCGAGAAGCGCGGTGAGTTCGCCGTCCGTGGTGGCCTCGTCGACGTCTTCCCGCCCACCGTGGAGCACCCCCTGCGCGTGGAGTTCTTCGGCGATGAGGTCGACACCATCCGGGCGTTCTCGGTCGCCGACCAGCGCACTCTGGAGGAGACCGATCGGCTCTGGGCACCGCCGTGCCGCGAACTCCTGCTCACCGACGCCGTCCGGGAGCGCGCCCGTGCCCTGGGCGAGTCGCACCCGCAGCTGCTGGAGATCACCGACAAGCTCGCCGACGGCATCGCAGTGGAGGGGATGGAGTCACTGACCCCGGTCCTCGTCGACGAGATGGAACTCCTCGTCGACCTGATGGGAGTCGACACCACCGTCGTCGTCTTCGACCCTGAACGGGCACGCACCCGCGCCCACGATCTCGTCGCCACCAGCGAGGAGTTCCTGGCTGCCTCCTGGGCTGCTGCAGCCAGCGGAGGCACCGCCCCGATCGACCTCGACTCCGCCTCCTACCGCGAGATGGGTGAGGTGCGCGAGCACGCCCTGGCCCGAGGCATGGCCTGGTGGTCGGTCTCGCCGTTCGGCATCGACGACGACCCCGCTGATTCCGGGCGAGTCAGTGACGTCGACGCGATCGACGGCGCCGTCGTCTCGCGCGCGCTGGGGCACACCCCCGCCGAGCAGTACCGCGGCGACTTCGAACGCGCGGTCCGCGACGTGCGCGAGTGGCTCGACCGTTCCTACGCCGTCACCGTCGTCCAGCCCGCCGCCGGCACCGCCGAGCGCACCGTCCAGGTGCTGCTCGAGCACGACATCCCCGCCACGCTGGTCAAGGAGGGCGAGCCCGCACCGCCCGGCGCGGTCACCGTCACCTGCGGACACCTCGCGGCCGGTCTCGTCGACCCCACGACGCTGTCCGCGCTGGTCACCGGCGAGGACCTCACGGGTCAGAAGGCCTCCACCCGCGACATGCGGAAGATGCCGACCCGACGCAAGAAGCAGATCGACCCGCTCGAACTCAAGGCCGGCGACTACGTCGTCCACGAGAAGCACGGCGTCGGCAAGTTCATCGCGATGGAGCAGCGCGCCGTCCAGGGTGCGACGCGGGAGTACCTCGTCCTCGAGTACGGCGCGGCCAAGCGCGGTGCGCCGGCCGACCGACTCCTCGTCCCGGCCGACACCCTCGACCAGGTGACTCGGTACGTCGGCGGTGAGGCGCCTGCCCTCGACCGCCTCGGCGGTGCCGACTGGACCAACCGCAAGGCCAAGGCCCGCAAGGCGGTCAAGGAGATCGCCTCGGAGCTGATCAAGCTCTACGCGGCGCGTCAGGCCACCAAGGGCCACGCCTTCGGCCCCGACACCCCGTGGCAGCGCGAGCTCGAGGACGCGTTCCCGTTCAACGAGACCATCGACCAGCTCACCACCGTCGACGAGGTGAAGTCGGACATGATGAAGACGGTCCCGATGGACCGTCTCGTCTGCGGCGACGTGGGTTACGGCAAGACCGAGATCGCGGTCCGGGCAGCGTTCAAGGCCGTCCAGGACGGCAAGCAGGTCGCCCTCCTGGTCCCCACGACGCTGCTGGTCACCCAGCACCTCTCGACGTTCACCGAACGCATGAGCGGGTTCCCGGTGAACCTGCGCGGCCTGAGCCGGTTCCAGACCGACAAGGAGGCGAAGGAGATCCTCGCCGGCCTCAAGGACGGCTCGGTCGACATCGTCGTCGGCACCCACCGCCTCTTCGGCAAGGAGGTCGAGTTCAAGGACCTCGGCCTGATCATCGTCGACGAGGAGCAGCGCTTCGGCGTCGAGCACAAGGAGGCGATGAAGCGTCTGCGGACCTCCGTCGACGTGCTCTCGATGTCGGCGACGCCGATCCCTCGCACCCTGGAGATGGCGATCACCGGCATCCGCGAGATGTCCTCGATCACGACCCCGCCGGAGGAGCGTCACCCGGTCCTCACCTACGTGGGTGGCTACGAGGACCGTCAGGTGATCGCCGCGATCCGCCGCGAACTCCTGCGCGACGGCCAGGTCTTCTACATCCACAACCGCGTCCAGTCGATCGACTCCGCGGCCGCCAAGCTGCGCGAACTGGTGCCCGAGGCCCGGGTCGCGACCGCGCACGGCAAGATGAACGAACGTCAGCTGGAGCAGGTGATGCTCGACTTCTGGGAGAAGAAGTTCGACGTCCTGGTCTGCACGACGCTGGTCGAGTCAGGCCTCGACGTCTCCAACGCCAACACGATGATCATCGAGCGCGCCGACCAGCTGGGCCTGAGCCAGTTGCACCAGCTGCGCGGACGCGTCGGACGTTCCCGTGAACGTGCCTACGCCTACTTCCTGTACCCGACGGAGAAGCCGCTCACCGAGACCGCGCACGAGCGGCTCGCGACGCTGGCCCAGCACTCCGACCTCGGCGGCGGCATGGCGATCGCGATGAAGGACCTCGAGATCCGCGGTGCCGGAAACCTGCTCGGCGGCGAGCAGTCCGGTCACATCGCCGACGTCGGTTTCGACCTCTACGTCCGTCTGGTCGGCGAGGCCGTGGCCGACTTCCGCGGTGAGGACTCCGAGGTCGACGAGGAGGTGCGCATCGACCTGCCCGTCGACGCCCACCTGCCGCACGACTACGTCTCCTCCGAACGTCTGCGTCTGGAGATGTACAAGCGGCTCTCCGAGGTCCGCAGCGACGACGACGTCGACGCGATCCGCGCCGAGCTCGTCGACCGCTACGGTCCGCCGCCGGTGGTGGTCGAGTCGCTCCTGGTGGTCGCCCGGTTGCGTGCCCGCGCCCGTCGGGCAGGGCTGACCGAGGTCGCGCTCGCCGGCAAGAACGTCAAGTTCGCGCCGGTCGAACTGCCCGACTCCCGTCAGGTCCGCCTTGCCCGGATGTACCCGAAGTCGAAGCTGCACTCCCAGCTCGACGCCATGCTGGTACCGCGCCCGGTCGGCAAGGACAAGGCCTCCGGGATCCCGCTGCTGGCCTGGGCCGGGGGAGTGATCGACCAGATCATCGACCCGCCACCGGCCTGA